The following proteins are encoded in a genomic region of Coffea eugenioides isolate CCC68of chromosome 6, Ceug_1.0, whole genome shotgun sequence:
- the LOC113776403 gene encoding VIN3-like protein 1, with product MDLEDKFLAKVSGIQSLSSSVHSTPEKNGHSDDASRSPKVLQEFLKSGARKDLLHTCLEKEKKQSASSKCKMSEPATKISKKPIKNLDQKKTASSPKDQPLKKQNRKAENPVRIPPITEQCADFKCSNSWICKNSACRATLSIEDTFCKRCSCCICHLFDDNKDPSLWLECASESGQGDYCGLSCHIECALQRGKVGVVDLGQLMQLDGSYCCAACGKVSGILGYWKKQLNIAKDARRVDVLCYRIFLSYRLLDGTSRFKELHEIIKEAKAKLETEVGPVNGVSAKMARGIVSRLSVAGNVQTLCSLAIEKADEWLTSKSSATADYREGSLPAACRFLFEEVTSTSVVIVLIELSSVSSNDVKGYKLWYCKSREENYTKEPVCVFPRAQRRILISNLQPCTEYSFRIVSYMEGGDLGHSEAKCFTKSREIIHKNSNSVAENHSHRKENPDSGGSSSAEMEHRTPTAIESDSGFKVRDLGKILRLAWAQEQGCFERFCGADIVRCSSVSKVIKPESIQEDVPSVSRELDLNVASVPDLNEEAAPLIESSRDEDNGCTLARTVEADDDAVSHDIEKNGVARSHGSGDSQNWNHGQNGEVPAVDSKVEASRKRAASNGETHDSDSTLINGSPFRVRNGPGCLDENFEYCVKIIRWLECEGYIEKEFRLKLLTWFSLRSTDQERRVVNTFIQTLLDDPSSLAGQLVDSFSDIISSKRPRNGFCSRLWH from the exons ATGGATTTGGAAGATAAATTTCTTGCTAAAG TTTCTGGCATTCAAAGTCTATCTTCCAGTGTGCACAGCACTCCGGAGAAGAATGGACACTCAGATGATGCTTCTAGAAGCCCCAAGGTACTCCAAGAATTTCTAAAATCTGGTGCAAGGAAGGATCTGTTGCATACTTGcttggaaaaggaaaagaaacaatcagCTTCATCAAAGTGCAAAATGTCTGAACCAGCTacaaaaattagcaaaaaacCAATTAAAAACCTGGATCAAAAGAAAACAGCTTCAAGTCCCAAAGATCAACctttgaaaaaacaaaatagaaaagCTGAAAACCCTGTCCGCATTCCCCCCATAACAGAACAATGTGCTGATTTTAAATGTTCGAATTCATGGATATGCAAAAATTCTGCATGTCGAGCAACTCTTTCCATAGAAGACACATTCTGTAAGCGGTGCTCTTGCTGCATTTGTCACTTATTTGATGACAACAAGGATCCAAGTCTTTGGTTAGAATGTGCATCTGAATCTGGCCAGGGGGACTACTGTGGCCTATCTTGCCACATTGAATGTGCTCTCCAACGTGGGAAGGTGGGGGTGGTCGATCTTGGACAACTGATGCAGCTAgatggaagctattgttgtgCTGCTTGTGGTAAAGTTTCAGGGATACTTGG ATACTGGAAGAAACAGCTAAATATAGCGAAGGATGCTCGTCGAGTGGACGTCCTGTGCTATCGGATATTTCTGAGTTATAGGCTCCTGGATGGGACTTCCAGATTTAAAGAACTCCATGAAATTATTAAAGAAGCCAAGGCCAAGTTAGAAACAGAGGTCGGCCCAGTTAATGGAGTTTCTGCCAAGATGGCCAGGGGAATTGTCAGCAGACTTTCTGTTGCAGGCAATGTCCAGACGCTCTGCTCCCTTGCCATTGAGAAAGCTGATGAATGGCTGACCTCAAAGTCCAGTGCCACCGCAGATTACAGAG AGGGTTCACTGCCTGCTGCTTGCAGATTCTTGTTTGAGGAAGTAACATCTACTTCAGTTGTAATTGTATTGATAGAGCTTTCTAGTGTATCCTCCAATGATGTCAAGGGCTACAAGCTTTGGTATTGTAAGAGTAGGGAAGAAAATTACACCAAGGAGCCTGTTTGTGTATTTCCAAGAGCTCAAAGGAGGATTTTGATATCCAATTTGCAGCCCTGCACCGAATACTCCTTCCGCATAGTTTCTTATATGGAGGGAGGTGACTTGGGGCACTCTGAGGCCAAGTGCTTCACCAAGAGCAGAGAGATAATTCACAAGAATTCCAATTCAGTTGCAGAAAATCATAGCCATAGGAAGGAGAATCCAGATTCTGGAGGCAGCTCAAGTGCTGAGATGGAGCACAGAACTCCTACTGCCATTGAATCTGACTCCGGTTTTAAAGTCAGGGACCTTGGAAAGATCTTGAGACTGGCTTGGGCTCAAGAACAAGGCTGTTTTGAGAGATTCTGTGGGGCAGATATTGTTAGATGTAGTAGTGTTAGTAAAGTTATTAAACCAGAAAGCATACAAGAAGACGTCCCATCTGTTTCACGTGAACTTGATTTAAATGTTGCTTCAGTTCCCGATCTAAATGAAGAGGCAGCTCCTCTAATTGAGTCATCAAGAGATGAAGATAATGGTTGCACTTTAGCACGGACTGTTGAGGCAGATGATGATGCAGTTTCTCATGACATTGAGAAAAATGGTGTAGCAAGGTCGCATGGTAGTGGTGACTCCCAAAACTGGAACCATGGGCAGAATGGAGAGGTGCCTGCTGTCGACTCTAAGGTGGAAGCAAGCCGAAAGAGAGCAGCTAGCAATGGAGAGACACATGATTCTGATAGCACTCTTATAAATGGATCACCATTTCGAGTGCGGAATGGACCGGGTTGCCTGGATGAGAATTTTGAGTACTGTGTCAAGATCATACGCTGGCTGGAGTGTGAAGGCTACATAGAAAAGGAGTTTAGATTGAAATTGCTTACGTGGTTCAGCTTGAGATCAACCGACCAAGAACGCAGGGTGGTAAACACTTTTATTCAAACTCTACTTGATGATCCAAGTAGCTTGGCTGGACAATTGGTTGACTCGTTTAGTGATATAATATCAAGCAAGAGGCCTCGAAATGGCTTCTGCAGCAGGCTTTGGCATTAG
- the LOC113774750 gene encoding uncharacterized protein LOC113774750 yields MAAKPLLIFTITACILRNVAVSSPNPTLTAAHAELLEYGFPVGLLPANLQTYDLNRTSGDFVLKLDDTCRITLPPDNYLATYSKKVTGKIVENRIAGLDGIGVRAFFRWWGISGIRSNGQDLTFEVGYITKSFPSKNFDESPECEGKRSSS; encoded by the coding sequence ATGGCCGCGAAACCTCTCTTGATCTTCACCATTACCGCCTGCATCCTCCGCAACGTCGCCGTTTCCTCTCCAAACCCCACTTTAACCGCAGCACACGCGGAGCTACTCGAGTATGGCTTCCCCGTAGGCTTACTCCCTGCCAACCTCCAAACTTACGATCTCAACCGTACTTCGGGAGACTTCGTGCTGAAGCTAGACGACACGTGTCGCATCACGCTGCCTCCGGACAACTACTTGGCTACCTACTCTAAAAAAGTCACTGGTAAAATTGTAGAGAATCGTATTGCTGGGCTTGATGGAATTGGTGTTAGGGCTTTTTTTAGGTGGTGGGGGATTAGTGGAATCAGATCCAACGGTCAGGATTTGACCTTCGAGGTTGGCTACATCACCAAAAGTTTTCCATCTAAGAATTTCGATGAAAGTCCTGAATGTGAAGGCAAGCGTTCTTCTTCTTAA
- the LOC113774565 gene encoding fe-S cluster assembly factor HCF101, chloroplastic isoform X1, with protein MLSLHTSSSPTLPFHHSTFQPKACVHAVSSSFLSHRNVKSLWASFGHSSFSSITAKAASVEALPDNNFITGYHSLFFWGKRKRNGSIKANASTVSLHTAESDVLKALSQIIDPDFGTDIVSCGFVKDLLVNEAVGEVSFRLELTTPACPIKDMFEQKANEVVAALPWVRKVNVTMSAQPAKPMFAGALPMGLQTISNIIAVSSCKGGVGKSTVAVNLAFTLAGMGARVGLFDADVYGPSLPTMVSPENRLLEMNPEKNTIIPTDYLGVKLVSFGFAGQGRAIMRGPMVSGVINQLLTTTEWGELDYLVVDMPPGTGDIQLTLCQVVPLTAAVIVTTPQKLAFIDVAKGVRMFSKLKVPCIAVVENMCHFDADGKRYYPFGRGSGSQVVQQFGIPHLFDLPIRPSLSASGDSGVPEVVADPQGEIASTFQDLGVCVVQQCAKIRQQVSTAVTYDRTIKVIKVKVPASDEEFYLHPATVRRNDQSAQSVDEWTGEQKLQYTDIPEDIEPEEIRPMGNYAVSITWPDGFSQIAPYDQLQEMERLVDVPQLTPA; from the exons ATGCTATCTCTTCACACTTCATCTTCTCCTACACTCCCATTTCATCACTCTACTTTTCAACCGAAAGCAT GTGTACATGCAGTTTCTAGCTCCTTTCTATCTCATAGAAATGTAAAGAGCTTGTGGGCATCGTTTGGCCACTCAAGTTTCAGTTCCATCACTGCTAAAGCTGCCTCTGTTGAAG CTCTGCCCGACAACAACTTCATTACTGGTTATCATTCACTTTTCTTTTGgggaaaaaggaagagaaatggTTCAATCAAAG CTAATGCCTCCACAGTATCACTCCATACAGCAGAGTCTGATGTATTGAAAGCCTTATCCCAGATAATTGATCCAGACTTTGGAACAGACATCGTCTCATGTGGCTTTGTTAAAGATCTTCTAGTCAATGAGGCTGTGGGAGAG GTTTCATTTCGCTTAGAGCTCACAACACCAGCATGTCCAATCAAGGACATG TTTGAACAGAAGGCTAATGAGGTAGTTGCAGCACTCCCCTGGGTGAGAAAAGTAAATGTTACAATGTCAGCACAACCAGCTAAACCTATGTTTGCTGGGGCACTTCCAATGGGTCTGCAAACAATATCAAACATAATAGCTGTTTCGAGTTGCAAG GGAGGGGTAGGAAAGTCAACTGTTGCCGTCAACCTTGCTTTTACGTTGGCTGGCATGGGTGCTAGAGTCGGTCTCTTTGATGCAGATGTTTATGGTCCCAGCTTGCCAACGATGGTCTCCCCTGAAAATCGGCTGCTAGAAATG AACCCAGAGAAGAACACCATCATTCCAACTGACTACTTGGGTGTCAAGTTAGTATCTTTTGGATTTGCTGGTCAAGGGCGTGCAATAATGCGAGGTCCAATGGTTTCTGGAGTTATCAACCAACTGCTGACTACTACAGAATG GGGGGAACTAGACTATCTTGTGGTTGACATGCCTCCTGGAACTGGTGATATTCAACTTACCTTATGCCAG GTTGTTCCTTTGACTGCTGCTGTTATCGTTACTACACCTCAGAAGCTTGCTTTTATAGACGTGGCCAAGGGAGTTCGGATGTTCTCAAAGCTTAAA GTGCCTTGTATTGCTGTAGTTGAAAATATGTGCCACTTTGATGCTGATGGAAAACGGTATTACCCTTTTGGTAGAGGTTCGGGTTCTCAG GTTGTTCAGCAATTTGGAATCCCCCATTTGTTTGATCTTCCTATTAGACCAAGT CTATCTGCTTCTGGAGATAGTGGAGTGCCAGAAGTGGTGGCTGACCCTCAAGGGGAAATTGCCAGCACATTTCAAGACTTAGGGGTCTGCGTTGTCCAACAGTGTGCCAAGATCCGTCAACAAG tgtCAACAGCTGTAACTTATGACAGAACTATCAAGGTAATCAAGGTCAAAGTTCCTGCTTCTGATGAAGAATTCTATTTGCATCCTGCAACTGTAAGACGAAATGATCAGTCAGCTCAAAGTGTG GATGAATGGACTGGAGAGCAGAAACTACAGTATACTGATATTCCAGAAGACATTGAACCTGAAGAAATTCGGCCTATGGGAAATTATGCTGTTTCGATAACTTGGCCTGATGGATTTAGCCAG ATAGCTCCCTATGACCAGCTGCAAGAGATGGAGCGTTTGGTGGATGTTCCACAACTTACCCCTGCATAG
- the LOC113774565 gene encoding fe-S cluster assembly factor HCF101, chloroplastic isoform X2, whose translation MLSLHTSSSPTLPFHHSTFQPKACVHAVSSSFLSHRNVKSLWASFGHSSFSSITAKAASVEANASTVSLHTAESDVLKALSQIIDPDFGTDIVSCGFVKDLLVNEAVGEVSFRLELTTPACPIKDMFEQKANEVVAALPWVRKVNVTMSAQPAKPMFAGALPMGLQTISNIIAVSSCKGGVGKSTVAVNLAFTLAGMGARVGLFDADVYGPSLPTMVSPENRLLEMNPEKNTIIPTDYLGVKLVSFGFAGQGRAIMRGPMVSGVINQLLTTTEWGELDYLVVDMPPGTGDIQLTLCQVVPLTAAVIVTTPQKLAFIDVAKGVRMFSKLKVPCIAVVENMCHFDADGKRYYPFGRGSGSQVVQQFGIPHLFDLPIRPSLSASGDSGVPEVVADPQGEIASTFQDLGVCVVQQCAKIRQQVSTAVTYDRTIKVIKVKVPASDEEFYLHPATVRRNDQSAQSVDEWTGEQKLQYTDIPEDIEPEEIRPMGNYAVSITWPDGFSQIAPYDQLQEMERLVDVPQLTPA comes from the exons ATGCTATCTCTTCACACTTCATCTTCTCCTACACTCCCATTTCATCACTCTACTTTTCAACCGAAAGCAT GTGTACATGCAGTTTCTAGCTCCTTTCTATCTCATAGAAATGTAAAGAGCTTGTGGGCATCGTTTGGCCACTCAAGTTTCAGTTCCATCACTGCTAAAGCTGCCTCTGTTGAAG CTAATGCCTCCACAGTATCACTCCATACAGCAGAGTCTGATGTATTGAAAGCCTTATCCCAGATAATTGATCCAGACTTTGGAACAGACATCGTCTCATGTGGCTTTGTTAAAGATCTTCTAGTCAATGAGGCTGTGGGAGAG GTTTCATTTCGCTTAGAGCTCACAACACCAGCATGTCCAATCAAGGACATG TTTGAACAGAAGGCTAATGAGGTAGTTGCAGCACTCCCCTGGGTGAGAAAAGTAAATGTTACAATGTCAGCACAACCAGCTAAACCTATGTTTGCTGGGGCACTTCCAATGGGTCTGCAAACAATATCAAACATAATAGCTGTTTCGAGTTGCAAG GGAGGGGTAGGAAAGTCAACTGTTGCCGTCAACCTTGCTTTTACGTTGGCTGGCATGGGTGCTAGAGTCGGTCTCTTTGATGCAGATGTTTATGGTCCCAGCTTGCCAACGATGGTCTCCCCTGAAAATCGGCTGCTAGAAATG AACCCAGAGAAGAACACCATCATTCCAACTGACTACTTGGGTGTCAAGTTAGTATCTTTTGGATTTGCTGGTCAAGGGCGTGCAATAATGCGAGGTCCAATGGTTTCTGGAGTTATCAACCAACTGCTGACTACTACAGAATG GGGGGAACTAGACTATCTTGTGGTTGACATGCCTCCTGGAACTGGTGATATTCAACTTACCTTATGCCAG GTTGTTCCTTTGACTGCTGCTGTTATCGTTACTACACCTCAGAAGCTTGCTTTTATAGACGTGGCCAAGGGAGTTCGGATGTTCTCAAAGCTTAAA GTGCCTTGTATTGCTGTAGTTGAAAATATGTGCCACTTTGATGCTGATGGAAAACGGTATTACCCTTTTGGTAGAGGTTCGGGTTCTCAG GTTGTTCAGCAATTTGGAATCCCCCATTTGTTTGATCTTCCTATTAGACCAAGT CTATCTGCTTCTGGAGATAGTGGAGTGCCAGAAGTGGTGGCTGACCCTCAAGGGGAAATTGCCAGCACATTTCAAGACTTAGGGGTCTGCGTTGTCCAACAGTGTGCCAAGATCCGTCAACAAG tgtCAACAGCTGTAACTTATGACAGAACTATCAAGGTAATCAAGGTCAAAGTTCCTGCTTCTGATGAAGAATTCTATTTGCATCCTGCAACTGTAAGACGAAATGATCAGTCAGCTCAAAGTGTG GATGAATGGACTGGAGAGCAGAAACTACAGTATACTGATATTCCAGAAGACATTGAACCTGAAGAAATTCGGCCTATGGGAAATTATGCTGTTTCGATAACTTGGCCTGATGGATTTAGCCAG ATAGCTCCCTATGACCAGCTGCAAGAGATGGAGCGTTTGGTGGATGTTCCACAACTTACCCCTGCATAG